One Triticum dicoccoides isolate Atlit2015 ecotype Zavitan chromosome 4B, WEW_v2.0, whole genome shotgun sequence genomic window carries:
- the LOC119295802 gene encoding uncharacterized protein LOC119295802, translating into MPLLLFALPTSHPSHLLVRSRRQPRPRKMGSAHSSHSSISTAADEGDDDPSTASASEPSAPPPPAQAPAPPASASKVLEQEPEVLPCRAADSPLSPQPSVTGTPRLLGPNIKVWDPCHVLLPPPSPHQHLPQQGRTEALLEVVIVSHGECAFAMRPDLVGGRWPAVALTARGERQARALSVFLRSRGSQLAAAWTSPLDRSRATAELVCRELDFPEEQIQVSGALTEMSHGQWEGCPKSEIYTPEMVNLMDSTQPDFSAPSGESLRQVQFRMMEFLNRTIIRLPEKVAMGDTLSQQNDAKGLSRQSSTNSVQDGPSWDLLYRVNRHSLQRKKSGKSRLQFVTSVDNDTEDEFSVKDINQRHHLHETSLGSSTTSIAIFSHAIPIRCLLAGLLDCNPVMSQRICIDDSSVTVLEHSLRTGWRIKRLNDTGHLRLL; encoded by the exons ATGCCCTTGCTCCTCTTCGCTCTCCCCACTTCGCACCCATCCCACCTCCTGGTCAGATCTCGCCGCCAACCACGGCCGCGCAAAATGGGCTCTGCACATTCCTCCCACTCCTCCATCTCTACCGCGGCCGACGAAGGCGACGATGATCCATCGACTGCCTCAGCCTCGGAGCCCTCGGCCCCGCCCCCTCCCGCCCAAGCGCCGGCTCCACCGGCCTCTGCGTCCAAGGTGCTGGAGCAGGAGCCCGAGGTGCTCCCCTGCCGAGCCGCCGACTCGCCGCTCTCGCCACAGCCATCCGTAACGGGCACTCCACGCCTCCTCGGCCCCAACATCAAGGTCTGGGACCCCTGCCACGTGCTCCTTCCCCCACCGTCGCCGCACCAGCACCTCCCTCAGCAGGGGAGGACGGAGGCGCTGCTGGAGGTGGTAATAGTTAGCCACGGAGAATGTGCGTTCGCGATGCGACCCGACCTGGTTGGTGGGCGATGGCCGGCAGTGGCCCTCACGGCGCGCGGGGAGCGACAGGCGCGCGCGCTATCAGTGTTCCTGCGCTCCCGTGGTTCGCAGCTGGCCGCTGCGTGGACGTCGCCCCTCGACCGTTCCCGCGCTACTGCTGAACTTGTCTGCCGG GAACTTGATTTCCCAGAGGAGCAGATCCAAGTATCTGGTGCTTTGACTGAGATGAGTCATGGTCAGTGGGAGGGCTGTCCAAAATCAGAAATTTATACCCCAGAAATGGTTAATCTGATGGACAGCACCCAGCCTGATTTCTCAGCACCTTCAGGAGAGTCACTCAGGCAGGTGCAGTTCAGGATGATGGAGTTCCTGAACCGAACAATCATAAGGTTACCAGAAAAGGTGGCAATGGGGGATACACTATCACAACAAAATGACGCAAAGGGTTTATCTCGGCAGAGCTCCACCAATTCCGTCCAAGATGGCCCATCTTGGGATTTACTTTACAGGGTCAATCGGCATAGCCTCCAAAGGAAGAAATCTGGTAAAAGCCGTCTCCAGTTTGTCACTTCGGTTGACAATGATACCGAGGATGAGTTCTCCGTGAAAGACATAAACCAAAGGCATCACCTTCACGAAACAAGTCTGGGGAGCTCTACAACCTCTATTGCAATTTTCAGCCATGCAATCCCCATTCGATGTCTCCTTGCGGGCTTGCTGGACTGCAACCCTGTGATGTCTCAGAGGATATGTATAGACGATTCATCTGTCACTGTTCTTGAACATTCGCTTAGAACTGGGTGGCGAATAAAGAGGCTAAATGATACTGGGCATCTCAGGCTTCTCTAG